The following nucleotide sequence is from Silurus meridionalis isolate SWU-2019-XX chromosome 5, ASM1480568v1, whole genome shotgun sequence.
ttcCCTCTGAAACACACAGGATTAAACATCGCTCTGGAAACGGCTTTAATTATACACTTtttagagagagggagagagagggggagagagagggggagagagagagaggagagaggggagagagaggggagaggagagagagggggagataGAGAaagggggaggagagagagagagagagggggagatagagagaggggaggagagagagagagggggagataGAGAGGGGGAGatagaaaggagagagagagagggggagatagaggggagggagagagagagagggggagatagagagagagggggagagagagagagagggggagatagagaggggagggagagagagagagagggggagataGAGAGGGGAGATagaaagggagagggagagagagagggggagatagaggggaggagagagagagggggagataGAGAGGGGGAGATAGaaagggagaggagagaggggcagagagagaggagagagagatagaaagggagagagaggggggggatagagaaagagagagagactgtcacttctttatttacaatttatctgctttttaaatattttttttctcacacacacacacacacacacacacacacacacacacactttatctctCCTTATTCACATGTTTTGTAAAACTGATTTTGTACTTTTGAATAAAGGTTTTATGAATGAATTTGTTTCTTTGGTTTTAtggagtaaaagaaaaactgaaagcaCTGAACTACAGCATCTCAGACTCACGTCTTACTctcattatttactttttaaagtgaattatttgggaataaatcgttttttatcttttgtgaatttttatggatttttacattttctgtgaaactaaaactttaatttttttattaataattcttTATTTCCTCTATAATGTGAGTAAATGCAGGtgtaagccccgcccactcagGTTAATCCAGGAAGTGCTCTGGCCCCGCCTTTTCACTAAAACATGTAGaatttaatgtataaatatcattCACTTTGGCAAATTTGTGACTATTACAGTTTATAGTTAGTttattgcattacatttttattttgtttattttactgataattctacatttatttaatacagtATGGTGTaaaagttagtacacccctcagattttagtattttttttaaaggagaatAGACaccagatttactgtcctctgaaaatgaCTCAACTTACAGCCATGACTGtctaaatatctggcaacaaaagtgtgaacacgcaaagccacatgttctattcatcatgttcatgttcttgTCTGCTTGTCAAAaccatataaatgtgtgtatctgttaTTAGAGCAGTTATCAATCTGCTGTTTCGAGTCGATTCTCACACTGATCACTAGATGTTCtacatggacctcatggtaaagactctgaGAATGTGAGAATTAGGATtgtttctctccacaaagatgctgaggctgtaagaagatcagtatcaccctgaaactgagttacagtacagtgttcagggtcatacagaggttctCCAACACGGGGTCCACTCttaacagacctcacaagggtccatcagagaagtcgagtccttgtgctgagcatcaggtgcagaagctgcttcaaaaaacatacGCATGAGTGCTACAGCATTgatttagaggttgcagaagcagaagattCACTCATCAGTGCTCAGAAGGAACCTCTTCTGAAGcggctcacaagaaaacccacaaacagtttgctgaagaaaacCTGTCCAAgaacatgaattactggaactatgtcctgtggtctgatgagacgaagataaacttgtttggctcagatgattttcctcccttcagaaactccaacataataacgacacCAAACACGCCGACAAGATGAAAACTGCCTTACTGAGGCCTTACCAAGCacgtctccagacctgaaccctattgatcaCCTGTGAGCCTCAAGCAGAACgtggagaagctccatgtgtctcacatccagcagctctgtgatgtgattatggatcccagcaacaacctgtgcagctctgagtTCCACACCCAGGAGGAGTAAAGCAGCGCTGGAGAACGATGTGCTCCACACAATcttcacactttacacacagttTGACACGTTCACtgagggtgcactcactttagttacagttatttagacagtaatgtgtgtatgttgttatttagaGGACAGTAGATCAGTACTGATACACAACCTGCACACTGACACTCTAAACATATTTCAGTTTCAGTTCTATAGTTTTGTCTctggattttattgtttttttatctctatttacatttttactacaAACTTGAAccttttttgtgtcttttctcTGCAGGTGGTCATTTTTTCGGCCGGAACTCGGGATCTCCACGCAGCGTGGTGTGTGAGATGGAGCTGCCAGATATTCAGACGTCTTTGGACATGTATGACGAGAATAAATCCTGAGGTCATGCCTCATGGTGACCTTTGACCCCTGTGCCCTGCTTGCCCAAACCCCTGGGGACAGATGTGACTTCGAGGACTCTCGCTTTACAGAGAGTCGGTTTTATTTGTCTCTGTTGCGGATGAACTCGGTCCGTGTTTGTCATCTGAACACTGTCTTTAGCTCCATGATGGAGTTTCGCGGGACAATCGTGACTGGTGGATGACCTTTGACCCTTTGTGGAAAGATTTACCGGGTCAAGTCCCAAATGCTAGGGTTCTGTAGAAATGTTCTCACTGAGCCGCTAGCAATGAGAACAGCACAATTAGTTAATAGTCTACTAGCTAATTGGCTGAGTATGAAACAGCAACTAGTTACAAATCATCAGCAAGCTAGCAAGCACTAAAACTCATAGATTAGCCAGCTagcaaaaccaaaaaatattgtctttttttgtcaATGAAAAGAGAAACTTGGTTAAAAACTGATTTGGGGGTGAAACTATGTATGGTGGTGATGTCACAAAATAAGCTCCATAACACGTCTATAAACTCTGTTGGATGAATTATAATGAATTCTGAAGAAATCTCTGAAAATGCTTTATGAAGTCACCCATCAAGAGTTTAATAACCGATCACAGTGTGTTAGCAATGCTAGAAAGAGCGTTATGTAAACCTTATCTTACATGGAGGAGGAAGCTACTAAAATGAATCTGTTTAGAATTATGCTAACACTCTTGCTAATCATTTCAATTCTCCATCCTGCGTTTGCTAATTTTACCCTTGATGGCTAACGTAGCACACAGGTTCCTGAAGAttccatcatcatcttcctctctTTATTTGCATATGAGGTGTTTGGTGGATGGGTGGGGCTTAAATTATGACATCACAAAGTATTTGCAGGGCTTGTACTGCATTGCTCCGCCCACAAATCAGTTTCACAGAGCAGTTGTGAGAAAGTTTTGAAACATGATGAGGATTAGTGAAGCAGAGGATGTGAGGAACATTAGCGTTTGGGACAGAGCCGGAATCTCCTGAacctcttcctctttatgaGCTCGATGTAGCTTCAAACCACAGCCACAAACTCCAGATGATTCAGCGTTACTTCCGTCTATAAGCAGTGTATAAACGTGTACTAACACCACGCCTGGTACGCCTCAGTACTAatccatatatatacacaatatatccATAATATATCTCCAGTattcacatatatacacattcattTATACTTATATATCTCTCAGTGACCTCATAgcactgcgtgtgtgtgtgtgtgtgtgtgtgcgtgtgtgtgtgtgtgcgtgtgtctgtgtgtgcgtgtgcgtgtgcgtctgtgtgtgtgtgtgcgtgtgtgtgtgtgtgtgtgtgcgtctgtgtgtgtgtgtgtgtgtgtgtgcgtgtgtgtgtgtgcgtgtgtgtgtgtgcgtctgtgtgtgtgtgtgtgtgtgtggcagttcatctcctgtctctttctgtttttttttttttttgcatctgaaagtgaaaattttaatttctctgtgattttattattttatttcagggaATGAACATGAGAGATGATCCTGACTGGAGctctgtgatgatgatgatgattatgatgtgatgatgatgatgatgattagatgaagatgatgatgatgatggtaatgatgattatgatgtgatgatgatgatgatggtaatgatgattatgatgtgatgatgatgatgatgatggtaatgatgatgattatgatgtgatgatgatggtaatgatgattatgatgtgatgatgatgatggggatgaggatgatggtaatggtgatgattatgatgatgatgatgatggtgatgatggtaaagatgatgatgatgattatgatgtaatgatggtgatggtgatgatgatgatgatggtaatgatggtgatgatgatgatgatgatgttaatggtgatgatgatggtaatgacaatggtgatgattatgatgtaatgatggtgatgatgtaatgatggtgatgatgtaataatggtgatgatggtgatgatggtaatgatgatgatgatggtgatgattatgatgtaatgatggtgatgattatgatgtaatgatggtgatgatgtaataatggtgatgatggtaatgatgatgatgatggtaatgatgatggtgatgatgatgatggtaatgatgatggtaatgataatggtgatgattatgatgtaatgatggtgatgatgtaataatggtgatgatgatgatgatgatgatggtaatgatgatgtaataatggtgatgatggtaatgatgatgatgatggtaatgatgatgatgatgatgatgtaatgatggtgatgatgtaataatggtgatgatggtgatgaggatgatgatggtaatgatgatggtgatgatgatgtaatgttgatggtaatgatgatgatggtaatgatggtgatgatgataatgatggtgatgatgatgatgatgatggtgatgatgtaataatggtgatgatggtaatgatgatgatgatggtaatgatgatggtgatgatgatgatggtaatgatgatggtaatgataatggtgatgattatgatgtaatgatggtgatgatgtaataatggtgatgatgatgatgatgatgatggtaatgatgatgtaataatggtgatgatggtaatgatgatgatgatggtaatgatgatgatgatgatgatgtaatgatggtgatgatgtaataatggtgatgatggtgatgaggatgatgatggtaatgatgatggtgatgatgatgtaatgttgatggtaatgatgatgatggtaatgatggtgatgatgataatgatggtgatgatgatgatgatgatggtgatgatgtaataatggtgatgatggtaatgatgatgatgatggtaatgatgatggtgatgatgatgtaatgttgatggtaatgatgatggtaatgatggtgatgatgataatgatggtgatgatgatgatgtaataatggtgatgatggtaatgatgatgatgatggtaatgatgatggtgatgatgtaatgttgatggtaatgatgatgatggtgatgatggtaatgatgatggtgatgatggtaatgatggtgatgatgatggtaatgatggtgatgatggtgatgatggtaatgatggtgatgatggtgatgatgatggtgatgatgatggacattcagtgttacTTTTTGCTCCATTAAAACGTGTAATAATTGCATTCAtggttcatttgtttttaatataaacctgATGCTGTTtaattggaaaataattattacaaatgGAGAAAATGTGTAATATACATGTTAttataaagacagaaaagattttatttacattattacaaATCTAAATAtgaattacattaaatataaattatctCTGAGCATCACGTGTTATTTGTTTAGTTTATATCGAGTCCACGTGCTCACAGCGAAACCTTGACCCGTCCAACATGGCGCCGGAAATGACGTTTCTCTTCTATTCAAACGATGCGTACATTTTTTGATATTTCTGACTGATGATCTGATaagtttatgaatgatttctaatatatttaataatatgatCAAACTCGCTTGTTCGCTGTACCTCCTGCACTTTCGCATCGCTCTCTGGTTGCTGGGAAACGACATGAGCGACGGGTAAACGGACCAATCGGCTGCTGGTAAGTAAAAAAAGaaccaatcagagaacagaGGGCGGGACGCTTTTAGCCAATTCTTGCACTAAAGGCACAGTTCGGCGGAAAATCAGCGCAGTTCAGACCGGAAGCGGAAACGTTTGGGttttaaacaaaatcattttagCGCAAAAATTGATTTCGGTTTCAGCAGCGCAGAATGAAGAATATCGACCAGTTTACTGTTTCATTATATTacagtttgttgttgtttaatgtcGGAGTTTCAGCGAATTTCTCTGAGGAGCTTCGTGACACAAAAGGACTGTTATTAGAGCTGTTAAACCAGCTGTTTAATCAGAGTTCTTACACTGAAGCAGATTATTTACAGGCCTGGATCAATTTAAAAGTACGTGCTACACAAAAACACGCATATTTACATCAACTTAATATCGACAGAAATCTAGCGCTTTGGGAACCGATTCTGCTCGGTGAGTCGACTCATTGATTTGCTTGAGAACCGACTCCTGTAATGAGGGGTTTCCCTCTGTTATTATTTTGTAGATTTTAGcgaattttattttcattctttatGTTGAAAAGTGtagttattattaatactattaatataataaataattcagcaTTTACACTGACATACAGCAGTCTGTTTGATATGTGTGTAAAACACAGTGGAAGGTTAACTGAAAGGTAAAATGAGGTTTGATGAAATAATTCCATTTTAACAACAATTTCATGTCAAAATTTTGCAGACTGTTTACAAAAACGAGAAGTGCATTGAGAGTTGAAAGAGTCGATGCTTGATCTGACTCGTTTGAAAGAGTCGGCTCTTCTAAGATCCATATAATGCTATATAAAGGTGCAGAACTTATTTGAGTTAAATTTAATAAGTGCAGATGAAATTCTTTAATTTGAGTGAATTTTAACTGCATTtactttataaaatgttttatacatgATAAAGTGAtgaacaacaacagcagcaataataataattacagcagttattgttgttgttgatgataaTCTGTGTTgtttgatggatgtttgtctgTATATCAGTCCTCGGTGAAGAGGCAGATCTTCCTGAAGTCCCACTCAGAGGAGGTGAAGCACACGGCCGTGTACGGAGTGAATCAGTTCTCCATCCTCCACGCAACAGTTTAAAGGTGACGTGTAGAAATGACttggttttattcagtgttttttgttgtaagagagacattttaatgtgtttcatTCTAATCATCAGTcacttttaataacattttatttattttttctccccaGATCTTTATCTCCAGGCTCATCCTGACCAAGTGTCCACGTACCGAGTTTCCCAACACGATCACATCAAAGCATCGGATTATCCCCGCAAGTTTGACTGGAGAGAACATGGAGCTGTTGGTCCTGTCCACAATCAGAAATCGgtgtggttgtggttgtgtgtgtgtgtgtgtgtgtgtgtgtgtgtgtgtgtgtgtgtgtgtgttggtatacaGGGTGAATGATGTTGTGtgatgactctgtgtgtgtgtgtgtgtgtgtgtgtgtgtgtgtgtgtgtgtgtgtgtgtgtgtgtgtgtgtgttggtatacaGGGTGAATGATGTtgtgatgactgtgtgtgtgtgcgtgtgtgtgtgtgtgtgtgtgtgtgtgtgtgttggtatacaGGGTGAATGATGTTGTGtgatgactctgtgtgtgtgtgtgtgtgtgtgtgtgtgtgtgtgtgtgtgtgtgtgtgtgtgtgtgtgtgtgtgttatacaggGTGAATGATGTTTTGTGAtgactctctgtgtgtgtgtgtgtgtgtgtgtgtgtgttggtatacaGGGTGAATGATGTTTTGtgatgactctgtgtgtgtgtgtgtgtgtgtgtgtgtgtgtgtgtgtgtgtgtgtgtgtatacagggtgaatgatggtgtgtgtgtgtgtgtgtgtgtgtgtgtgtgtgtgtgtgtgtgttatacaggGTGAATGATGTTTGTGAtgactctctgtgtgtgtgtgtgtgtgtgtgtgtgtgtgtgtgtgtgtgtgtgtatgtgtgtgtgtgttatacaggGTGAatgatgttgtgtgtgtgtgtgcgtgtgtgtgtgtgtgtgtgtgtgtatacagggtGAATGATGTTGtgtgatgactgtgtgtgtgtgtgtgtgtgtgtgtgtgtgtgtgtgtgtgtgtgttgtgtgtgtgtgttggtatacaGGGTGAATGATGTTGTGtgatgactctgtgtgtgtgtgtgtgtgtgtgtgtgtgtgtgtgttggtatacaGGGTGAATGATATTGtgtgatgactgtgtgtgtgttggtatacaGGGTGAATGATGTTGTGTGAtgactctctgtgtgtgtgtgtgtgtgtgtgtgtgtgtgtgtgtgtgtgtgtgtgtgtgtgtgtgtgtgttggtatacagggtgaatgatggtgtgtgtgtgtgtgtgtgtgtgtgtgtgtgtgtgtgtgtgtgtgtgtgttggtatacaGGGTGAATGATATTGtgtgatgactgtgtgtgtgtgtgtgttggtacaGGGTGAATGATGTTGTGtgatgactctgtgtgtgtgtgtgtgtgtgtgtgtgtgtgtgtatgtgtgtgtgtgtgtgtgtgtatatgtgtgtgtgtgttgtatacagGGTGAATGATGTTGtgatgactctgtgtgtgtgtgtgtgtgtgtgtgtgtgtgtgtgtgtgtgttggtatacaGGGTGAATGATATTGtgtgatgactgtgtgtgtgtgtgtgtgtgttggtatacaGGGTGAATGATGTTGTGTGAtgactctctgtgtgtgtgtgtgtgtgtgtgtgtgtgtgtgtgtgtgtgtgtgtgtgtgtgttgtatacagGGTGAATGATGTTTTGtgatgactctgtgtgtgtgtgtgtgtgtgattgtgtgtgtgtgtgtgtgtgtgtgtgtgtgttggtatacaGGGTGAATGATGTTTTGTGAtgactctctgtgtgtgtgtgtgtgtgtgtgtgtgtgtgtgtgtgtgtgtgtgtgtgtgtgtgttggtatacaGGGTGAATGATATTGtgtgatgactgtgtgtgtgtgtgtgtgttggtatacaGGGTGAATGATGTTGTGTGATgactctctctgtgtgtgtgtgtgtgtgtgtgtgtgtgtgtgtgtgtgtgtgtgtgtgtgtgtgtgtgtgttgtatacagGGTGAATGATGTTTTGTGAtgactctctgtgtgtgtgtgtgcgtgtgtgtgtgtgtgtgtgtgtgtgtgtgtgttggtatacaGGGTGAATGATGTTGTGtgatgactctgtgtgtgtgtgtgtgtgtgtgtgtgtgtgtgtgtgtgtgtgtgtgtgtgtgtgtgtgtgtgtgttggtatacaGGTGAATGATGTTTTGTGATgactctctctgtgtgtgtgtgtgtgtgtgtgtgtgtgttggtatacaGGGTGAATGATGTTTTGTGATgactctctgtgtctgtgtgtgtgtgtgtgtgtgtgtgtgtgtgtgtgtgtgtgttggtatacaGGGTGAATGATATTGtgtgatgactgtgtgtgtgtgggttggtaTACAGGGTGAATGATGTTGTGTGATgactctctctgtgtgtgtgtgtgtgtgttggtatacaGGGTGAATGATGTTGTGtgatgactctgtgtgtgtgtgtgtgttggtatacagggtgaatgatgtgtgtgtgtgttgtgtgtgtgtgtgtgtgtgtgtgtgtgtgtgtgtgtgtgtgtgtgtgttggtatacaGGGTGAATGATGTTGTGtgatgactctgtgtgtgtgtgtgtgtgtgtgtgtgtggtatacaGGGTGAATGATGTTTTGTGAtgactctctgtgtgtgtgtgtgtgtgtgtatatgtgtgtgtgacggaGCACAGTGTGGAGGCTGCTGGGCGTTCAGCGTGGTCTCTGCAGTCGAGTCGGTGCGAGTGAAAGACGGAGGGAAGTTGGAGGACCTCAGCGTTCAGCAGGTTATAGACTGTGCATTTATGAGTCATGGATGTAACGGAGGATCAGTCGTGAGCACA
It contains:
- the ctso gene encoding cathepsin O: MKNIDQFTVSLYYSLLLFNVGVSANFSEELRDTKGLLLELLNQLFNQSSYTEADYLQAWINLKSSVKRQIFLKSHSEEVKHTAVYGVNQFSILHATRDILMYLYLQAHPDQVSTYRVSQHDHIKASDYPRKFDWREHGAVGPVHNQKSCGGCWAFSVVSAVESVRVKDGGKLEDLSVQQVIDCAFMSHGCNGGSVVSTLSWLKQSREKLVNQTEYPYKAQTGICRIFPLVHGGVTVKDFAAFDFSGQEEEMSRRLVDWGPLVVLVDAVSWQDYQGGIIQHHCSAGHANHAVLITGYDTTGEVPFWIVRNSWGTVWGDGGYAYIKMGENMCGVADNVAAVFI